In Natronolimnobius baerhuensis, a single window of DNA contains:
- a CDS encoding ABC transporter ATP-binding protein: MTETILRVRDLSTRYFTGDGQINAVSDFDLEIDRGEVFGIVGESGSGKSVTARSVMDLIEPPGEITAGSVEYRNADFAEAVADDHPEAVDGEFVDLRRIPDEARRSLRGTSFSMIFQDPESSFNSTLTVGEQLAEAVEVQRRASARPRSTRARTDDYSLTNYLLSTVLPSQRYVSKESRERAIELLELVGIPDPVERAEEYPHEYSGGMLQRAMIAQALAGEPDILIADEPTTALDVTIQAQVLDLLDDLQEETGMTILLITHNLGVIARMCDRVGVMYAGEIVERGTLSDIFDDQVHPYTEGLLGSIPDLEGGAARSAADSQAAEPRDDAGGRLQPIPGNVPSLIDAEMEPRCQFADRCPKAMEECLEHPPEYDADGSESHTARCVLAATDYSEARALPEDYFGETERPAGEKHNEPDATDPDADSLEDRSQQAVDNPGGEQR, encoded by the coding sequence ATGACAGAGACAATACTACGAGTACGCGACCTTTCGACGCGCTATTTCACGGGAGATGGACAGATCAACGCGGTCTCGGATTTCGACCTCGAGATCGACCGCGGCGAGGTCTTCGGAATCGTCGGCGAGAGTGGCAGCGGGAAGAGTGTCACGGCGCGCTCGGTGATGGACCTGATCGAGCCGCCAGGCGAGATCACCGCTGGGTCAGTCGAGTACCGCAACGCCGATTTCGCTGAGGCGGTCGCAGACGACCACCCTGAGGCAGTCGACGGCGAGTTCGTCGACCTGCGTCGCATCCCCGACGAGGCCAGACGCTCGCTGCGGGGGACCTCCTTCAGTATGATCTTTCAGGACCCCGAAAGCAGTTTCAACTCGACGTTGACGGTCGGCGAGCAACTCGCCGAAGCCGTCGAAGTCCAACGCCGTGCCAGCGCGCGGCCGCGCTCGACACGCGCACGCACCGACGACTACTCGCTCACCAACTACCTGCTCTCAACGGTGTTGCCGTCTCAGCGCTACGTCTCCAAAGAGAGTCGCGAACGCGCAATCGAGTTGCTCGAGTTGGTCGGCATTCCCGACCCCGTTGAACGGGCCGAGGAGTACCCACACGAGTACTCCGGCGGAATGCTCCAGCGGGCGATGATTGCACAGGCGCTCGCGGGCGAACCGGACATCCTGATCGCCGACGAACCGACGACCGCACTCGACGTGACGATTCAGGCGCAGGTACTCGACTTACTCGATGACCTGCAAGAAGAAACCGGCATGACCATCCTGTTGATCACGCACAACCTCGGCGTCATCGCCCGGATGTGTGACCGCGTCGGCGTGATGTACGCCGGTGAAATCGTCGAACGCGGCACGCTCTCGGATATCTTCGACGACCAGGTCCATCCCTACACCGAGGGACTGCTCGGCTCGATACCCGACCTCGAGGGTGGCGCGGCGCGATCCGCTGCGGACAGTCAAGCGGCGGAGCCGCGAGACGATGCAGGCGGCCGTCTCCAGCCGATTCCGGGGAACGTCCCGAGCCTGATCGACGCGGAGATGGAGCCACGGTGTCAGTTCGCTGATCGCTGCCCGAAGGCCATGGAGGAGTGTCTCGAGCACCCACCGGAGTACGATGCAGACGGCAGCGAGAGCCATACTGCTCGCTGTGTGCTCGCGGCGACCGACTACAGCGAGGCACGCGCACTGCCTGAAGACTACTTTGGCGAGACTGAGCGACCAGCCGGAGAGAAACACAACGAACCGGATGCGACAGATCCCGACGCAGACTCACTCGAGGACCGGTCACAGCAGGCAGTCGACAACCCTGGCGGTGAGCAACGATGA
- a CDS encoding ABC transporter ATP-binding protein, with the protein MSTDTPDADGRSTESQTATGDHDDPLLRVDNLEKYFWANDSLLDRLLGDDPVAVRAVDGVSFDIYEGETLGLVGESGCGKSTTGETLLRLQEPTGGRVDFDGQNVYDLSGSELTEFRTTAQVVFQDPFSSLDPRMTIGDTVQQPLDVHNVGTEDERRERVRDLLERVGLSADQLDRYPHEFSGGQRQRIGIARALALEPEFLVLDEPTSALDVSVQAQVLNLLNDLQDEFDLTYLLISHDLSVIRHVCDRVAVMYLGEIVEIGPAKDIFESPKHPYTQALLESVPRASTDERERDRQTISGDVPSPRNPPSGCRFRTRCPQVIPPADVEIDQSEFRAIMDLRERIETEDISLESVGDDQFTFEDGALPASEVSGFVAALEERLLDQPLSAPHDKRVRDALEALATKDWDRAAERLRSEYETVCETTNPEHRVPETNEGHVVPNQPVACHLYGDTSRNTDDRSESPPQQ; encoded by the coding sequence ATGAGTACGGACACACCCGACGCTGACGGACGCAGTACCGAGTCACAGACCGCCACTGGCGACCACGACGACCCGCTCTTGCGCGTCGACAACCTCGAGAAGTACTTCTGGGCGAACGATTCGCTACTCGACCGACTCCTGGGCGATGACCCGGTTGCCGTCCGTGCGGTCGATGGCGTCAGTTTCGATATCTACGAAGGCGAGACGCTCGGGCTGGTCGGCGAATCCGGCTGCGGGAAGTCGACGACCGGTGAAACGCTCTTGCGACTGCAAGAGCCCACCGGCGGCCGCGTCGACTTCGACGGACAGAACGTGTACGACCTCTCCGGGTCGGAACTTACCGAGTTCCGAACGACTGCTCAGGTCGTCTTTCAGGACCCCTTCTCGAGTCTCGACCCGCGGATGACGATTGGCGACACCGTCCAACAACCACTCGACGTACACAACGTGGGAACCGAGGACGAACGCCGCGAGCGCGTTCGTGACCTACTCGAGCGCGTCGGTCTCTCGGCCGACCAACTCGACCGCTATCCACACGAGTTCTCCGGCGGGCAGCGCCAGCGTATCGGCATTGCCAGGGCGCTCGCGCTCGAGCCGGAGTTTCTCGTCTTGGACGAGCCAACCTCGGCACTCGACGTTTCGGTGCAGGCACAGGTGCTAAACCTGCTCAATGACCTGCAAGATGAATTCGATCTCACCTACCTGCTGATCAGTCACGATCTCTCCGTGATTCGCCACGTCTGTGATCGCGTTGCCGTGATGTATCTCGGCGAAATCGTCGAGATTGGCCCCGCCAAAGACATCTTCGAGTCTCCAAAACATCCCTACACGCAGGCCTTACTCGAGAGTGTCCCACGGGCATCGACTGATGAGCGAGAGCGTGATCGCCAGACGATTTCGGGTGACGTACCCTCGCCGCGAAACCCGCCGAGTGGCTGTCGGTTCCGAACCCGCTGTCCGCAGGTGATTCCACCCGCAGACGTCGAGATCGACCAGTCCGAGTTCCGCGCCATCATGGACCTGCGCGAACGGATCGAAACCGAAGACATCTCCCTCGAGAGCGTCGGCGACGACCAGTTTACGTTCGAAGACGGCGCGCTTCCTGCGAGCGAGGTTTCGGGCTTCGTCGCTGCACTCGAGGAACGATTGCTCGACCAACCGCTTTCCGCGCCACACGACAAGCGTGTACGTGACGCACTCGAGGCGCTGGCAACGAAAGACTGGGATCGGGCAGCAGAACGACTTCGCAGTGAGTACGAAACTGTGTGTGAAACCACTAATCCAGAACACCGTGTTCCAGAGACGAACGAGGGGCATGTAGTACCAAACCAACCTGTCGCATGCCACCTATACGGCGATACATCCCGGAATACCGACGACCGGTCCGAGTCACCGCCACAACAGTGA
- a CDS encoding DUF7344 domain-containing protein: MTTSATRMEAACSLLSESKRRYLLYLLAETQEGNIENLITQITAWEYDQQATDINKETRQRVYVSLVHNHLPRLADYDIVDYDLRSGDIVLDEGFDDIKPLLEQFKQTEEVQEIRARPAL; the protein is encoded by the coding sequence ATGACGACGAGCGCCACTCGAATGGAGGCAGCCTGCTCCCTGTTATCGGAATCGAAACGTCGATACCTGCTGTACCTCCTTGCTGAGACGCAGGAAGGCAACATCGAGAACCTCATTACGCAGATCACCGCCTGGGAGTACGACCAGCAGGCCACTGACATCAACAAAGAGACCAGACAGCGCGTCTACGTCTCACTCGTTCACAACCACCTGCCACGACTCGCTGACTACGACATCGTTGACTACGACCTTCGAAGCGGCGATATCGTCCTCGATGAGGGCTTCGACGACATCAAGCCCCTTCTCGAGCAGTTCAAACAGACCGAAGAAGTCCAGGAAATCCGCGCGCGACCAGCGCTATAA
- a CDS encoding CDC48 family AAA ATPase: protein MNEVQLEVAKAYPNDSGRGIARLDPDTLLHLKLSPGDIIEIEGADTTAAKVWRADRQDWNTDTVRIDGFTRQNADVGIGERVTIRKAEATKADSLTLAPPEEASVQFGSDAAGMVKRQILKRPVVGRDIVPVMSSTNHPFMRSPGQAIPLIAVETEPEGVVLITEDTDVELREEPISGFEKTGGGITYEDIGGLQSEIQRVREMVELPMKHPQIFKKLGIEPPQGVLLHGPPGTGKTLLAKAVANETSASFFSIAGPEIISKYYGESEQQLREIFEDASEESPAIIFIDELDSIAPKREDVTGEVERRVVAQLLTMMDGLEARGQVIVIAATNRVDSVDPALRRPGRFDREIEIGVPDEVGREEILQIHTRGMPLSDDVALSHLADETHGFVGADIESLTKEAAMKALRRYLPEIDLDEEDIPPSLIDRMIVKREDFSGALNEVEPSAMREVLVELPKISWDDVGGLQDAKDQVQESVEWPLNSPERFSRLGIDPPAGVLLYGPPGTGKTLMAKAVANETNANFISVRGPQLLSKWVGESEKAIRQTFRKARQVSPTVIFFDELDALAPGRGGGESGSNVSERVVNQLLTELDGLEEMGNVMVIGATNRPDMIDPALLRSGRFDRLVMIGEPDIDGRERILDIHTEDMPLAADVTLREIAEITDGYVGSDLESITREAAIEALREDDTADIVEMRHFRQAMENVRPTITDDIMDYYDRIEEEFQGGTSGPDPTGRRGSRIGFQ, encoded by the coding sequence ATGAATGAAGTTCAACTGGAGGTTGCGAAGGCATACCCGAATGACTCGGGTCGTGGTATCGCCCGACTCGACCCGGACACGCTGTTGCATTTAAAGCTGAGTCCGGGCGACATCATCGAAATTGAAGGTGCAGACACCACTGCTGCGAAGGTCTGGCGGGCTGACCGGCAGGACTGGAACACGGATACCGTCCGCATTGACGGCTTTACCCGCCAGAACGCAGACGTCGGTATCGGAGAGCGAGTGACCATCCGCAAGGCCGAAGCGACGAAAGCGGATTCGCTCACACTGGCACCGCCCGAAGAGGCGTCCGTTCAGTTCGGCTCTGATGCCGCTGGCATGGTCAAACGCCAGATTCTCAAGCGGCCGGTCGTTGGCCGCGACATCGTGCCCGTCATGAGCTCGACGAACCATCCGTTCATGCGCTCGCCGGGCCAGGCCATCCCGCTGATCGCCGTTGAAACCGAACCCGAAGGCGTCGTCCTCATCACCGAGGACACCGACGTCGAACTCCGCGAGGAGCCGATCTCTGGCTTCGAGAAGACCGGAGGCGGGATCACCTACGAGGACATCGGCGGCTTACAGAGCGAGATCCAGCGCGTGCGCGAGATGGTCGAGTTGCCGATGAAACACCCCCAGATCTTCAAGAAACTGGGGATCGAGCCGCCACAGGGCGTGCTCTTACACGGCCCGCCGGGCACCGGGAAGACGCTGCTCGCGAAGGCCGTCGCGAACGAAACCTCGGCGAGTTTCTTCTCTATCGCCGGGCCGGAGATCATCTCGAAGTACTACGGCGAGTCCGAACAACAGCTCAGGGAAATCTTCGAAGATGCGAGCGAGGAGTCACCGGCGATCATCTTCATCGACGAACTCGACTCCATCGCGCCCAAACGCGAGGACGTCACCGGCGAAGTCGAACGTCGCGTCGTCGCCCAGTTGCTGACGATGATGGACGGCCTCGAGGCCAGAGGCCAGGTCATCGTCATCGCGGCGACGAACCGTGTCGACAGCGTCGATCCCGCACTGCGTCGCCCGGGCCGATTCGACCGTGAGATCGAAATCGGCGTGCCGGACGAGGTTGGCCGTGAGGAGATCCTGCAGATTCACACGCGCGGGATGCCACTCAGCGACGACGTTGCACTCTCGCATCTCGCTGATGAGACCCACGGCTTCGTCGGTGCGGACATCGAGTCCCTGACCAAGGAAGCCGCGATGAAGGCGCTGCGACGATACTTACCGGAGATCGACCTCGACGAGGAGGACATCCCGCCGAGCCTGATCGACCGGATGATCGTCAAGCGCGAGGACTTCAGCGGCGCGTTGAACGAGGTCGAACCCTCCGCGATGCGGGAAGTGCTCGTCGAGTTGCCCAAAATCTCGTGGGACGACGTCGGCGGGCTTCAGGATGCCAAAGATCAGGTCCAGGAGTCCGTCGAGTGGCCGCTGAACAGTCCCGAGCGGTTCAGTCGGCTGGGCATTGACCCACCGGCGGGCGTCTTGCTCTACGGCCCACCGGGCACCGGGAAGACGCTCATGGCGAAAGCGGTCGCCAACGAGACCAACGCGAACTTCATCTCGGTTCGCGGGCCACAGCTGCTCAGCAAGTGGGTCGGTGAATCGGAGAAAGCCATCCGACAGACCTTCCGCAAGGCGCGGCAGGTCTCGCCAACGGTGATCTTCTTTGACGAACTCGACGCACTCGCACCCGGCCGCGGCGGCGGCGAAAGCGGTTCGAACGTCTCCGAACGCGTTGTCAACCAGTTGCTGACGGAACTCGATGGCCTCGAGGAGATGGGCAATGTGATGGTCATCGGCGCGACCAACCGCCCGGACATGATCGACCCCGCACTGCTGCGCTCGGGTCGATTCGACCGGCTCGTCATGATCGGCGAACCCGATATCGACGGCCGCGAGCGGATCCTCGATATCCACACGGAGGATATGCCACTGGCCGCAGACGTCACGCTGCGTGAAATCGCCGAGATCACCGACGGCTACGTCGGCAGCGACCTCGAGTCGATCACGCGTGAGGCGGCAATCGAAGCCCTTCGTGAGGACGACACGGCGGATATCGTCGAGATGCGTCACTTCCGCCAGGCGATGGAGAACGTCCGACCGACGATCACCGACGACATTATGGACTACTACGACCGCATCGAAGAGGAGTTCCAGGGCGGGACGAGCGGGCCGGATCCGACGGGCCGACGCGGCAGTCGCATCGGCTTCCAGTAA
- the larC gene encoding nickel pincer cofactor biosynthesis protein LarC, which produces MHVLAFDGRMGASGDMLLAALLDAGADSAVLEPVTDALEIEYRIDETSKCGISATTVDVVFSDSSDATSGHDGSEHDDGAEPHDQAHEHPHAHGDEGHSHEHTDDEGHSHEHTDDEGHSHEHTDDEGHSHEHDHVHAEGHGPQRSYLEVCAIVEGMALPEPVERDVLAIFELLGEAEASVHGEALEDIHFHEVGADDAIADIVGTVRLLHDLEPDRVVTTPLATGGGTASMAHGEFPVPTPAVLEIAERAEWSLRGGPVEAELLTPTGAAILGHVADGVEVLPTLEVDASGYGAGGYDLDPHPNVLRVLVGDDGARGGLVKDDIAVLETNLDDATPEVLGGLQETLADAGARDVSIVPATMKKSRPGHLVKVICKPADRERVARALAEETGTLGVRDAGATHRWIAHREFETVEVALEGGTYDVTVKIARDSEGAVYDVSAEYDDAKAVAAEAGVPIRTVIQRAESLVQE; this is translated from the coding sequence ATGCACGTCCTCGCATTCGATGGCCGAATGGGCGCAAGCGGCGATATGTTGCTCGCCGCGCTCCTCGATGCCGGCGCTGATTCCGCCGTCCTCGAGCCCGTTACTGACGCCCTCGAGATCGAGTACCGGATCGACGAGACGAGTAAGTGCGGTATTTCGGCCACGACCGTCGACGTAGTGTTCTCGGACTCGAGCGACGCAACGTCGGGTCATGACGGCAGCGAACACGATGACGGAGCCGAGCCACACGATCAGGCGCACGAACACCCACACGCGCATGGTGACGAAGGGCACAGCCACGAACACACAGACGACGAAGGCCACAGCCACGAACACACAGACGACGAAGGCCACAGCCACGAACACACAGACGACGAAGGCCACAGCCACGAACACGACCACGTCCACGCCGAAGGCCACGGCCCACAGCGCAGCTATCTCGAGGTCTGTGCAATCGTCGAGGGGATGGCCCTACCCGAGCCCGTCGAGCGCGACGTGCTCGCGATCTTCGAACTGCTCGGCGAGGCCGAAGCCAGCGTCCACGGCGAAGCCCTCGAGGACATTCACTTCCACGAGGTCGGCGCGGACGACGCCATCGCGGACATCGTCGGCACGGTGCGCTTACTCCATGACCTCGAGCCGGATCGCGTCGTGACAACCCCGCTTGCCACCGGTGGCGGCACGGCCTCGATGGCCCACGGCGAGTTTCCCGTCCCGACGCCCGCCGTCCTCGAGATTGCCGAGCGCGCGGAGTGGTCACTGCGCGGTGGTCCCGTCGAGGCCGAACTCCTAACGCCGACGGGCGCAGCGATCCTCGGCCACGTCGCAGACGGTGTCGAGGTGCTCCCGACGCTCGAGGTCGACGCCTCAGGCTACGGTGCCGGTGGCTACGATCTCGACCCGCATCCGAACGTCTTGCGCGTACTCGTCGGGGACGACGGCGCGCGCGGTGGCTTGGTGAAAGACGATATTGCCGTCCTCGAGACGAACCTCGACGACGCGACGCCGGAGGTCCTGGGTGGACTACAGGAGACGCTCGCGGACGCGGGCGCGCGGGACGTCTCAATTGTGCCAGCGACGATGAAGAAATCGCGGCCGGGTCATCTGGTGAAAGTCATCTGCAAGCCGGCGGACCGGGAACGTGTCGCGCGCGCACTGGCGGAAGAGACCGGCACCCTAGGTGTGCGAGATGCCGGTGCAACGCATCGATGGATCGCACACCGGGAGTTCGAGACAGTGGAAGTGGCACTCGAGGGCGGAACGTACGACGTCACTGTGAAAATCGCGCGTGACAGCGAGGGCGCGGTGTACGACGTGAGTGCGGAGTACGACGACGCGAAGGCGGTTGCAGCCGAGGCCGGGGTTCCGATCAGAACCGTGATTCAGCGGGCTGAATCGCTTGTACAGGAGTGA
- a CDS encoding DUF4330 family protein, with protein sequence MDLIDDNGNLFGVVNVIDALVVLLILAVAVAGVAIVAMGGPESTDEPAVDTETQHVTLEIGSQPDYVLERLESGDEGTVDGGQNATVTDVRTIHSETLVRAEIEGEPVADLDTIAVGGEPLQFGHDLTLDLGLYAINGSVAEMGTEPTLALEETTASVTVDLTDVNPSVGDALEAGPTATDGGETIAVVEDVDREPALVILESDDGQLHEHDHPRNEDLQVHLEAQAFETDDGLYYQGQRLGVGQDLVLEFETISVTGPVSHLERE encoded by the coding sequence ATGGACCTGATCGACGACAACGGGAACCTCTTTGGCGTCGTGAACGTGATCGATGCGCTCGTCGTCTTGCTCATCCTCGCAGTCGCCGTCGCCGGCGTCGCCATCGTCGCGATGGGCGGGCCGGAGTCGACCGACGAGCCAGCCGTCGACACCGAGACCCAGCACGTCACGCTCGAGATCGGCTCTCAGCCTGACTACGTCCTCGAGCGCCTCGAGTCGGGCGACGAGGGGACCGTCGACGGTGGACAGAACGCAACGGTGACGGACGTACGAACGATCCACTCGGAGACGCTGGTTCGCGCCGAAATCGAAGGCGAGCCAGTAGCGGACCTCGATACGATTGCAGTCGGTGGCGAGCCACTCCAGTTCGGCCACGACCTCACACTCGATCTCGGACTGTACGCCATCAACGGCTCCGTTGCAGAGATGGGAACCGAGCCAACGCTCGCACTCGAGGAGACGACAGCGTCCGTCACGGTCGACCTCACCGATGTCAACCCCAGCGTCGGCGACGCGCTCGAGGCAGGCCCAACCGCGACTGACGGCGGAGAGACGATTGCCGTCGTCGAGGACGTCGACCGCGAGCCCGCACTGGTGATCCTCGAGAGCGACGACGGCCAACTCCACGAACACGACCACCCGCGCAACGAAGACCTGCAGGTCCACCTCGAGGCGCAGGCATTCGAGACTGATGACGGACTGTACTATCAGGGCCAACGTCTCGGCGTCGGGCAGGATCTCGTCCTCGAGTTCGAGACCATCTCCGTCACCGGACCCGTGAGTCACCTCGAGCGAGAGTAA
- a CDS encoding VanZ family protein — protein sequence MSIRLPLLPWPVRWLPAGLIAVLICYWSLVTAPPAVVPTRPSTLTTSGSLPASHQRHATAYAALTVALAYAIADRTRPPAHKALLVFSIATGYGAVMEFGQVFQPDRVASLVDMVANTIGSAVALSWYHLEQRAQFIPVGREKRA from the coding sequence GTGTCGATACGTCTCCCGTTGCTTCCGTGGCCGGTCCGATGGCTCCCAGCGGGGCTCATCGCGGTGCTCATCTGTTACTGGTCGCTGGTCACCGCGCCGCCGGCTGTGGTACCGACACGGCCGTCGACGCTCACGACGAGTGGCTCTCTCCCCGCATCACATCAGCGCCACGCAACAGCATATGCGGCGTTGACAGTTGCGCTCGCGTACGCGATTGCGGATCGCACGCGCCCGCCCGCTCACAAGGCGCTACTCGTCTTCTCGATTGCAACGGGCTACGGCGCAGTGATGGAGTTCGGACAGGTGTTCCAGCCGGATCGAGTCGCCTCGCTCGTCGATATGGTCGCCAACACCATCGGTTCAGCCGTGGCGCTTTCGTGGTACCACCTCGAGCAGCGCGCGCAGTTTATCCCGGTTGGGCGCGAGAAGCGCGCGTAG
- a CDS encoding winged-helix domain-containing protein, translating to MSLKDGLILEFLAEHDLELPAKPLYRNLNRHGHEIGYSTVRQRLKELEEHGLLEKVDEAGYYALSSKGEAYLAGELELSELE from the coding sequence ATGTCGCTGAAGGATGGGCTCATCCTCGAGTTCCTCGCTGAACACGATCTCGAGTTGCCAGCGAAGCCACTCTATCGGAATCTCAATCGTCACGGCCATGAGATCGGCTATTCGACTGTTCGACAGCGATTGAAAGAGTTGGAGGAGCATGGTCTTCTCGAGAAGGTCGATGAAGCCGGGTATTACGCACTTAGTTCGAAGGGTGAGGCGTATCTAGCCGGAGAACTCGAACTCAGCGAACTCGAATAA
- a CDS encoding ABC transporter ATP-binding protein gives MTDGETVNRREQLRALIRVAQYRPKLVIAIIFGGVFTALLEGIGLGFIMPIVEIVQSPGDPAAEADGVMELFVMAYDFLGIPFTLGLVVTGVSVVLAVRWTLTFFVRWMREALAIDYTRKIQTQAFDNALDARIEYFDREGSDDILNAIVTQAEYAGRTIKYVVDLIEQSLLALMYLLVALVLAPFLTLFAIVFLGGFSVLFRYVLEPGYELGDQVAEANERLQEAAQAGTQGIRDTKLFGLKSELRNDFLESVNNFAQSSIKLRRNEQGINSFYNLLTAVSVFLLIYLAISFAEMSLGALGVFLFAMFRLGPKVSQVNKLIYKVENNLPHLVRTQQFLDKLEASQELETASEPVPEEIEQIEVDDLHFSYQSQDDEALSGVSLEFEKGEFIGFVGQSGAGKSTIVSLLSRMYEPDSGEIRANGRSIHEMDVDEWRSKIAVVQQNPFIFNDTLGYNLTIGNRDVSDGELDRVCEIAKVDEFLAELPDGYETQLGDDGVRLSGGQKQRVALARALLKDAEVLVLDEATSNLDSSLEQQVQESIESMDREYAMVGIAHRLSTVKNANRIYTVEAGEIIETGKHEELIDNGGQYAELYAIQSKG, from the coding sequence ATGACTGACGGGGAGACGGTAAATCGGCGTGAGCAATTGCGGGCGCTCATTCGTGTCGCGCAATATCGCCCCAAACTCGTGATTGCGATTATTTTTGGAGGTGTCTTCACTGCGTTGTTAGAAGGCATCGGATTAGGTTTCATCATGCCCATCGTGGAGATTGTCCAGTCTCCCGGAGATCCGGCTGCAGAGGCCGATGGGGTGATGGAACTGTTCGTGATGGCCTACGACTTTCTTGGGATTCCGTTTACGCTTGGCCTTGTGGTAACCGGTGTGAGCGTTGTGTTAGCCGTCCGGTGGACGCTGACGTTTTTTGTTCGCTGGATGCGAGAGGCGTTGGCAATCGACTACACGCGCAAGATCCAGACACAAGCATTCGATAACGCACTCGATGCGCGGATAGAGTACTTCGACCGCGAAGGGTCTGATGACATCCTGAACGCAATCGTGACGCAGGCCGAGTATGCCGGACGGACAATCAAGTACGTCGTGGACCTGATCGAGCAATCTCTCTTAGCCCTAATGTACTTACTCGTTGCACTTGTTCTCGCTCCGTTTCTCACACTATTCGCGATCGTTTTTCTCGGCGGCTTTTCCGTTCTCTTTCGGTACGTCCTTGAACCGGGATACGAACTGGGGGATCAAGTCGCTGAGGCAAATGAACGGTTACAGGAAGCCGCACAGGCTGGAACGCAGGGAATCCGCGATACCAAGCTCTTCGGGCTCAAATCGGAGTTGCGAAATGACTTCCTCGAGTCGGTGAACAACTTCGCCCAATCGAGCATCAAACTCCGTCGGAACGAGCAAGGGATCAACAGTTTCTACAATTTACTGACTGCAGTGTCAGTATTCCTGCTAATTTACCTCGCAATCTCATTCGCTGAGATGTCCCTCGGAGCGCTCGGTGTGTTTCTCTTCGCAATGTTCCGCCTCGGACCGAAGGTCAGTCAGGTAAACAAGCTAATCTACAAGGTGGAAAACAACCTCCCGCATCTGGTTCGAACGCAGCAGTTCCTTGACAAACTCGAGGCGAGTCAAGAACTCGAGACGGCGAGCGAACCCGTCCCTGAGGAGATCGAGCAAATCGAGGTCGATGATCTTCACTTCTCCTATCAGAGTCAGGACGATGAGGCTCTCTCAGGGGTATCCCTCGAGTTCGAAAAAGGTGAGTTCATCGGCTTCGTCGGGCAGTCCGGTGCCGGGAAGTCGACGATCGTCTCACTGTTGTCGCGGATGTACGAACCCGATTCCGGAGAGATTCGGGCAAATGGTCGGTCGATCCACGAAATGGACGTCGACGAGTGGCGGTCAAAGATCGCGGTCGTGCAGCAGAACCCGTTCATTTTCAACGACACGCTGGGATACAACCTGACGATCGGGAATCGGGACGTGAGCGACGGGGAGTTAGATCGGGTCTGTGAAATTGCGAAGGTGGACGAGTTCCTCGCAGAGTTGCCCGACGGCTACGAGACGCAACTGGGTGACGACGGCGTGCGGTTGTCCGGTGGACAGAAACAGCGGGTGGCGTTGGCGCGGGCACTGTTGAAAGATGCAGAGGTACTGGTACTCGATGAGGCGACGAGCAATCTCGACTCGAGTCTGGAGCAGCAGGTTCAAGAGTCCATCGAGAGTATGGATCGGGAGTATGCGATGGTCGGAATTGCGCATCGACTGTCGACGGTGAAAAATGCCAATCGAATCTACACTGTGGAGGCAGGCGAAATCATCGAGACTGGCAAACACGAGGAATTGATCGACAACGGTGGACAGTACGCCGAGTTGTACGCGATTCAGTCGAAAGGATAA